Proteins from one Harpia harpyja isolate bHarHar1 chromosome 24, bHarHar1 primary haplotype, whole genome shotgun sequence genomic window:
- the LOC128135753 gene encoding E3 ubiquitin-protein ligase RBBP6-like, whose protein sequence is MMIQSCHEYDPINYMKKPLGPPPSSYTCHRCRKPGHYIKNCPTNGDESFGSVPRMKKSTGIPRSFLVEVKDPNTKGVMLTKTGKYAIPCLNVEAYTRRKKEKPPFLPEEPSSSSSDDPIPDEILCLICKEIMTDAAIIPCCGNSYCDECIRTALLESEEHRCPKCHQTGVSPDALVANKCLRRAVSNFKNRAGYRKRHRQQIWHQQQQQLPLPPPPLVILTPPAALVTAAEPSTYLSLSISSLLEEKGCQIPVLRQPALPSHLGPQGQSTLTTGHPARASTICSAGGRPGWELGPNRGRLPSECTQRTQAPALPEPTPVFVPVPPAPSYPPARHALPLPLGVPPPPFPPQFPRGQPPSAGCTVPPPGYPPAPANTSSACVPRAVPMSHSITIPRTQASPFSREEFYREQRSLKEE, encoded by the exons atcaa ttacatgaagaaacccttgggtccacctccatcATCATATACTTGCCATCGTTGCAGAAAACCTGGCCACTATAtaaagaactgcccaacaaatggg GACGAAAGTTTTGGGTCTGTTCCCAGaatgaaaaagagcacaggaattccaaggagtttcttGGTGGAGGTGAAAGATCCCAATACGAAGGGTGTTATGCtgacaaaaactggaaaatacgCAATACCGTGTCTTAATGT ggaagcttatactagaagaaagaaggaaaagcctccctttttaccagaggagccatcctcttcctcctcagatgATCCTATTCCAGATGAGATTTTATGTCTCATTTGTAAGGagataatgactgatgcagctattattccctgctgtggaaacagttattGTGATGAAT gtattagaacagccttactggaatctgaggaacatagaTGCCCAAAGTGTCATCAGACAggtgtttcgcctgatgctttagtGGCCAACAAGTGCCTGCGCCGG gctgtgagcAACTTCAAAAATAGAGCTGGTTACAGAAAAAGGCACCGTCAGCAGATTTggcaccaacagcagcagcagctgccactgccgCCACCACCACTCGTGAttcttacacctcctgctgctctggtgactgctgctgaaccttctacatatttgtctctgtcaatcagcagtttgttggaagagaag ggctgtcagATTCCTGTACTAAGACAACCAGCATTACCAAGTcatctgggcccccaaggacaaTCAACACTtaccactg gtcatccagcgagagccagtacaatttgctcagcaggtggcagaccaggctgggaact AGGTCCAAATCGAGGACGCCTGCCCAGTGAATGTACCCAAAGGACTCAGGCCCCAGCACTACCAGAaccaacaccagtctttgtgcctgtgcctccagcTCCCTCGTATCCTCCAGCACGCCATGCACTTCCTCTTCCACTGGGGGTACCACCAccaccgtttcctcctcagtttccacgtggtcagcctccatctgctgggtgcactgtcccccctccaggatatcccccagctcctgcaaaCACGTCATCAGCTTGTGTTCCAAGAGCAGTACCCATGTCTCATTCAATTACCATCCCAAGGACACAAGCATCTCCTTTCTCTAGGGAGGAGTTTTACAGAGAACAACGGAGTCTTAAGGAGGAGTAA
- the LOC128135754 gene encoding E3 ubiquitin-protein ligase RBBP6-like, producing MECKKIPKERRHSFPRSKPPYSASSYSRSFYTYSKSRSDSSPSRSPSRSFCRSHLHSYSRSRLYPRRGKGKSRNYCSRSRSPGNRAGNYPEKSSGRASHVIKDPTKSKEKEVEYPQGDGKGNKHKKHQKRRKGDENEGFPSFCEKSPRMEPPAKKVKEELPKTGSVETSSSQKGEKVLGTPQKVHPKVTKDHPETRPAKEEKAKKDHKENDSESNVSAKDEEAAGKNPKDPKEKSVDKVKEDTAAPAAVDQPEASRSQSRHSVSCSQSPSESQPRSHSSSASSGESQDSKKKKKKKEKQQHKKHKKHKKHKKHKKHKKHIGSEVELEKSQKHKRKKEKSKESKDKDKQTVKSVTT from the exons ATGGAATGTAAAAAGATTCCAAAGGAGCGTAGGCATTCGTTTCCCAG gtccAAGCCTCCTTATAGTGCTTCATCTTACTCTAGAAGTTTCTATACCTACTCCAAGTCAAGATCAGATTCTTCCCCCTCTCGCTCCCCCTCTCGCTCATTTTGTCGTTCCCATTTGCATTCCTACTCGCGATCGCGGCTGTATCCAagaagaggcaaagggaagagtCGTAACTATTGTTCTAGATCAAGGTCACCTGGTAATAGAGCTGGAAATTACCCTGAAAAATCTTCTGGAAGAGCGAGCCATGTCATCAAAGATCCTACAAAatcaaaagagaaggaagtggaATATCCACAGGGAGATGGCaaaggaaataaacataaaaaacaccagaagagaagaaaaggagatgagaaTGAAGGATTTCCTTCATTTTGTGAAAAATCTCCTCGAATGGAACCTCCTGCGAAAAAAGTGAAGGAGGAGTTGCCAAAGACAGGCAGTGTTGAAACATCTTCCTCTCAAAAGGGTGAGAAGGTTCTTGGTACCCCACAGAAAGTTCACCCAAAAGTGACAAAAGATCACCCAGAAACCAGACCagccaaggaggaaaaggcaaagaaagaccACAAGGAAAATGACAGTGAGAGTAATGTATCTGCAAAAGATGaggaagctgcaggaaaaaatcccaaagaccCGAAAGAAAAGTCTGTTGATAAGGTGAAAGAGGATACAGCAGCACCTGCTGCAGTTGACCAGCCTGAAGCAAGCAGAAGTCAAAGCCGTCACAGTGTTAGCTGTAGTCAAAGCCCTTCTGAGAGTCAGCCTcgaagccacagcagcagtgccagctcagGAGAGAGtcaagacagcaagaaaaagaaaaagaaaaaagagaagcagcagcacaagaagcataagaagcacaagaagcataagaaacacaagaagcataagaaacacaTTGGAAGCGAAGTGGAATTGGAAAAGAGCCAAAAACACAAACGCAAGAAGGAAAAATCGAAGGAGAGCAAAGATAAAGATAAGCAAACCGTGAAATCTGTCACTACATAG
- the LOC128135755 gene encoding ubiquitin carboxyl-terminal hydrolase 42-like: MGNDSLIAKGMAPQQRILFPPEKICMDWQQRQRAGAGLHNLGNTCFLNSVLQCLTYTAPLANYLLSREHSQSCCQQDFCMMCVMEAHVNKVLHSSVSAIQPSTVINVLTRIGEHFQLGRQEDAHEFLRFTVDAMQRACLSGSSELDMSSQATTIIHQIFGGFLRSRVTCLSCRAVSDSYEAFLDVPLDIKAASSVTAALEDFVKPEQLDGENCFKCSKCDKMVAASKRFTVHCAPKVLTVCLKRFEGCTGRKISKVVEYPKYLDLRPYMSQTAGERLLYTLYAVLVHRGDSCHAGHYFCYTKASNGLWYKMNDMAVKGCGIQTVLRQQAYLLFYVRRQLLPASFSAVECELPHVSPYLPLLGFRLLPWCKVLLVCCLKLANVEKSS; this comes from the exons ATGGGGAACGACTCCC tcattgcCAAGGGAATGGCTCCGcaacaaaggatcctctttcccccggagaagatttgcatggattggcagcaaagacagagagctggagcgggactgcACAACCTGGGCAATACGTgcttcctcaactccgtcctgcagtgcctgacgtacacagcccctctggccaactacctgctctctcgtgagcacagccagtcgt gtTGTCAGCAAGACTTCTGCATGATGTGCGTAATGGAAGCGCATGTTAACAAGGTCCTGCATTCCTCAGTCAGTGCCATCCAGCCTAGCACTGTCATCAACGTCCTCACAC gaataggagaacatttccagcttggcaggcaggaagatgcccacgAGTTCCTACGCTTTACtgtcgatgccatgcagagagcttgtctgagtgGAAGCAgcga attgGACATGTCTTCTCAAGCAACTACCATCAtccatcaaatatttgggggctttctgagatccagag tcacgtgcttgagctgcagagcagtttcCGATTCCTACGAGGCTTTCCTGGATGTCCCTTTGGATATAAAA gcagcctcttctgtcactgcagctctggaggacttTGTGAAACCggagcagctggatggtgaaaactgctttaaatgtagCAA ATGTGACAAGatggttgccgcctccaagaggtttacagtCCATTGCGCGCCCAAGGTTCTCACAGTGTGTCTGAAGAGGTTTGAAGGTTGCACCGGCAGGAAGATCAGCAAG GTTGTGGAGTATCCCAAGTACTTGGATCTTCGGCCATACATGTCCCAGACAGCTGGAGAACGGCTCCTCTACACCTTATATGCTGTCTTGGTGCATCGTGGTGACAGCTGTCATGCaggacactatttctgctacacaaag GCCAGCAATGGACTGTGGTACAAGATGAACGATATGGCTGTGAAAGGTTGTGGCATCCAGACAGTTCTCAGGCAGCAAGCCTATTTACTGTTTTATGTCAG GAGACAATTATTACCTGCATCCTTCAGTGCTGTTGAATGTGAACTACCCCACGTCAGTCCTTATCTTCCCTTGCTGGGCTTCAGGCTGCTGCCCTGGTGTAAAGTGCTACTTGTCTGCTGTCTGAAGCTGGCTAATGTAGAGAAGAGTagttaa